gtgcattcctttctgcttttccttcacatgcatttagttttaactatgcatttagtttctaTACAGTATCAGTAACATTACAGAAAAAAGGCCTTTCAAATGAGAAAGATGATAATCACCAAGAAAATTTTCGATCTACTATggaaccaaaacccctacccttggaatcatgaaatttataattttgataaagggctatctactccttctaaatatctatttccTTTCAATTTAGTAGCAATAGCAATAAATAAGATGttatttagatgttttaaaaataaatattttacgccaagtttggccctgccctggaaTTAGAACATCTATCcatgggatcatgaaatttggtagaggccttcctgcatttagtttttcttacagatgtgcagttgcagagaagaaattttttgaaaattagacaAAGCAaggagtcctaaaatttacacacacactctctttctcatcccaaagatgcttcataccaaatatgaaacgAACTTGAGTGGTACTTATAAAGgaagatatttaaaaatgtacaattgTTAACATATGACGGACAACGACGGACACAGACCaatagctcacctgagtgactcaggtgatctaaaaagtattggaatattttccaaaattgaTACTCATTAAAAGTTTGCTTTGCAAAGATTTTTTTTGTGCACTCCTAGATATgcacatttaaaatacatatatagtcTAAAATGACAAGTGCTTTAAACCCTTATTATGTACAGCAACAAGAAAAGGCATTCAAAACATTTGAGTTGGGTTCAAACAATGGCAGATTAGGCCAACATCTTATAAAAAGACTGTTCTAGATCTCCAATTAACACTGTCATATGTGGACTATGTAATCAGGGGTGGGGGTTGAGAATTGATAATTATAAAAGCATTACTACTGATTAATGAAACATTAACCTTATGCTTACTACCCGGTGCATATATGTATCTTTTGAAgtaattatttctaaatatctatttgcagtacctacatgtatgtattcaaaaataaaactgagcAAGATATGCCTGACTCTATTTCAATTATCATATCTTGTGTCAAACATCTTTTTAACAACAATTCAACCTtcaaagataatgaacattaaacaatatgatAATGACTTGATGCACCACAGATTTACCAATGGTAAGCTGAAGTTAAAAATGTGATAAACATATCAGACCTATAGAATATGATAATCACTTCTTTAAATTCGTTTGAGATGTGTAAATCATAcactcaaagaaataatgcccaccaaaaaaaatacaataaccATATCTATCTCATGAAATGTGCGATCTCTCACACAAATGTCAAATAAAGGTAATAATGTTAATATGAACTGCAGGTATAcagaaatgaatatatttttatatataactgAACACTGAGAAAACAAACTTAGTCATCCATACAATACTTATTGCCTCTAGGGCCCGATACTAGCACTTTTCAGCTTGGCATTTCCACCTAACTTTTATTTGGACCCAAAACAGACTGCCCAAGTGACAATCTGGTTTTAAGACTGGCGATTTTATGTACTAATTCTTTTCTAATTAAAAATACTCTGAATGGTATCCAagatatcattttctttataccatttttttttttatttgggcaacctgatttctttttttcaaGTGTTTGTCCAAATAGAAAGAAATGTCACATTCCCGTCTTTCTTACTAACATAAGAATTACACAAGAGTGTAAAGTAGTTAAGGTCAAAGAAAAATACATGCTTATTGAATATAACGAGGGGAAATGTGCTTAAataattacatctaaatacttTTTCTTACACAAAACAACTGCAAACTAATGTCAAtcaataatcaatcaaaacGAAATGAGTAAAATTGCACCAAACTCACCCTTACATTATTCCATTTTAAAACTCAAAAGGGATATATCTATATTCTTAAAAGTAACAAGTATTGTCATTCAACTTTACTTTGATATTATGAAGAAATCATTCTGCCAATATATGTATAGCTAAAAACTTTGTGCGACGTACTGGGGGTATACACAGTAAACGTAATTATATCAGTACACGTACCATCAAAATTTAGTGCATCTTCCAACATTAACATAATGTATGTTGTACAACTGTAAATGATCTTATTTTGGAATAATAATTGCACATATATGCATAACACATTTGCCTCTTTACATAAATCAGCGCAAGAGGACAAGTGCAAAGTGCCAAAACATGATTACAACATACAAGTCTGTTTACAGGATGCGAGTTGTCGAGTTCTCTGGTTATGAAGATAATTTCAAAGTGAACAACAAAAGTACCAGTACCTATATATTACAATAGTGTTAGCTGTTGAATTGGGGTATTTAAACTTTATGACATCTATGCAGAGTTCATGACAAAACCAGATTTTTTAACTCAGTACTTGGATTCTTCAACATATAATATTATGCAAATAGCAAGAACAAGAACCAAAGATAAATAACTTCAGGTTTAGCTATATAAATGttgtcttattttcttttaaaaatataagcTACTCTACAAGGTTACACAACTTGTTTATGGATAAATGGGGATACAAAGAGCAAAAGATGTGTTAAATTTGGCTGAATGGAGGAAGAAAACAACTGATATACACTTATATCTTTCTGCGTTGTTAACTAACAAAACATGCTTTTCTTTACAAGTTGGTAAAACAAAACTCTTGGGGTCACAACTCACTTTATCTAGACAAACATTTTTGGGATGATTACAATTTGAAGTCACAAAGGTTACAAAATGCTACTAGCAATGAATACGGAAATACAAGAAGCTGGTCCTCTTTTATTCATTGAAAAACTTTTTAGCATTTATTATTGTGTATCTATTCATCTACCCATATTTGAATAAGGTAGACAATATTTAATCTATTAGAGAACaatttcattttagaaaaaCTGATGTAAATGaaagtgtttatttgtaaattttgcaaGTTCTACAAAGGACCTCCCCCACTTTAGCTGTGACCTACAGCTTCCAatgatttagtaaaacatcaaagtttgaatcatgcaatttacaatgcCCCAAGATGTTCATAATACCTTTACTGAAAAGTTCATTAACGTTAAGAGCTATACTGTTTTTGAAATCATGTTTGtctgtttttgttaaatctcTTGAAATTCATCGAATGATCGGTTTTTATTTAAAGCTTTGTTTATATCAAGCACAAGGTTGTCCAGATTTCCCTTTTCTATTATAAGTCATATTTGTAATAAGAAAATCTTGTGCTGttgatgaaattcataaaaataaatacaataaaaatctaCAAATCAATGTTTTCTTTCTACCTCATTTACCTGCATTGTATTGACCTCGGGTTGGAATTCTGTAGTTTTCTGGCTGAGGGTGACAATTAAAACTTAGTTTTCTACCACTATATTCCAATATCTATGGGGAAAAGGACAGTGCACTTACTTAAGATACATCAgtgtttaatatttaccagtaagtataatagataaatcaatttttctttgaaaagaggaAATGGTAAAAAGGGACCACAAGCTACAGCTAAAGTGGGGAGGTCCTTTCAActatatttgtaattttaacAAGCATTTGTAAATAACATGTAGCAAGTTTCAAATTACAATGTGTGTACATCagtattttttgattttttgaattcACTGAACTGATTTCAAATACAAAACTAGAATCATGAATGTCCTCAAAATTCCATATTAAATACCTGTATCCAGAGACTACATCTTGTACCGTTTCTACTTATTCATTCACTAGGTTTGTCTGAAGCTGAAGAAAATTGCTCACGTCTGCACTATTCTACTGATGCACATAGAACTGGTATTAAAGCACACCCATCTCTAGTGTGTAGTTTTCTTATTAGCATAATACATCATATGTTGAAGTCCAATTGAACTTAGTTCAAAGTAACATGAACCTCAAACTCAAATAAATTGCAACTAACGTTTCAAGTAATGTGTGTCTCCATTACTTctacaattttcatttaatatcaaattgaagtaAATTTTTGTCAACATACCAGTGTGGTTGGAAATAATGAAAGAATAGAAAAATTGGCAGCACTTTAATCATTTCCTTGTGGAAATTTCTTGATACAGAGGTGAAATATCGAGTATTTCAAATACACTGTGTGTAAATAAACTTTTGGTGTTGATTTAAAGATGGAATTTACTAGTAAGTATCACATTCAGCTTGGATTCTTTAACATAAGCTAATCTGGCATCTACAGAGAactgatttgaaatttttttataaCATCTACATTAAAACAGTCGACTTTTTTTCCTGGATGGTGAATCAATAAGTGTGTTATCAGGTGATGAGGTTCTCTTTCTTGTAGAGTCATAATTACGAGAAAATTCATCTAAAATAAATCTGTTTAGATCCTCCATATTTCCACTACTCCTGGGTAAGGCTCCAATTTGGGAAGAGGCCGTAGCACCTTGTGACATGCTGAGGCCCATAGTAATGTTAGACATTGCACCATTAAGACCTGAAATTGCACAAAAATTATTAGATAtggaatttaagaattaaaaaaagtGTTTTACTTTTAATAAAAGTTCGAAATTCATGTTTGATAATAAGCTACAGTGCTTAATGTATTGAATAGTATATAGTATCATTTATACCGGTACTGTGTAATAAATAATGTTCTACCAGTAACACTAGAAATAAATATTACTAGTTATTAATGGAAAGTGTGGCTTGCTTAGCAATATTTGGACATAAATATAGTACCTTGCAGTGCAATGGCTTCTCGAAATGCCTGAAGGTCAGGTTCCGTTCCTGAAGACAGACTTTCGGTTCCCTGTAACCTTGGTGAATGagtcctctctactgacagtcGTGATGACTGCCTCACCATGGAGGATGTATGTCTATTTCTGGCAGGGGGATTTTTGCCACACAAGAAAGCTAACAGATCTTCTCTACGAATATTTCGACGTTTCTTTTTCACCCATGCCACAATGTCTCTGTTTCTGTGCTGTTTGCCTTTTTGTATACCCAAGTCCACACAACTATGCAGTGAATCTACTCCATCTGTATCAAATAATACTGGTTAAAGTCTAGTTTTATCATTTGTTCCACTTCAATATGGATGGAATCTTATACAAATTCTGAACTAGTCAGCTGGGTAATCTAATGGTTATATAGTGGACTGGGACCTgggaaataatttgttttatcagTCATTCATTGTAACTATGATTATAAATGATGGGAAGATAAACTAATTTCATAATTACATACTGAGAGGAAATACActttggcacactgaattttaAACCATATTGTATGAAGGTGAAGAATGgagaaatgtttttatcattcaaaaaagtttagaatatacatatatgctaggagaattttcttttatttagattttCTACGAACAAGTGTGAATTCAACCAGTGaaacaatatatcaacaagaggcccatgggccacatcactcacctgagcagcagttcctagcaataaacaaacttaagcaaaactatcattatacaagcaggtTGGTtgagaaaaaacttttcaaacgtaacgactaaaaattcattaataatcACTTTActacaaattcatcaattatcatATGTCCTTGTAGATGGatatggcctttcatattaacaaatttcataaatggaagttttgtgccaagtttggttccctatatattcacatgaaaaaactgagatcccttattgtggctgCTTCCTAACCtatggggtcatgatttttacaaacttaaatctccattttgtcaggaagctttcatgtaaatttcagtttttctggcccagtggatcttgttgagaagatttttaaatgaccccaccctattcttgcacttttgtgattatctcccctttcaagAAGGCATGGCCCATGTCACAGACTTGAACCCCCTTCACcaaaaggatgctttgtgccaagtttgtttgaaattggcccagtgattctggagaagatgaaaatgagaaaagttTACACTGCCGCCAACTATGgaaaaattttgatcagaaaagttcacttgagaggtgagctaaaaattgctCATGATTAATTTATCACAAAAATACTATTCAGCGCATTGTTCAATGTTCAATTTATTGTTACAAGATTGTAATTTTCTGAATTCAGCTGATGACCTCAGCCTTTGCTGTCAAAGTTATATGAATCAGTGCATGAGCAGCACGTTCTGTCTGATATTTCAAAGTTCAGCATGATCAGGataaatataattaatattttCGTCAGAAATTTATCAAGTTTTGTGTAAACGCATTATAGGATTCAGAAATCATGCCAAGTTTTTTTTCTGCATATTTTTTGATACATTGTCTACTACACATAGTACTAAACGTTTTATATATCAAAGTGTcagaattttttatttcttaattgcACATTTGTAacatcaaattcaaatttgaggGAAGAAATTTCAAACCCTTTACAAATGAGCAAGATAACTGTTGACATTAAATTTTGCATAGAATCTAATTATTTAattaaggaatgaaagtaattttccCTAATTTTATAGGAGATAAAGTAagttgggtcagtttacgcatTATAAACCACGCATTTAATTTAGTAAATCACATTTGATATTAGAGAGGTTGAGATTTCAAACGTGTGCGGGTACAAGTATAATTTAATTGGAGCAGGTTAGATGTCTATATACATCTTTAACTGAGCTTTCCTAAATGAGGGACAACATGTGAAGTGGTTATAAGGATTTCATTAGGTTTTAAGGATTTCATTATATTCAATGTCATACCATACAAGAAGAActtaaattttactttattgtaagtcaaaattttgttatatatgatTTCAATTTAATActagaggcccatgggccacatcaatACTCTgacacctgagtcaccttaaaccatattttaagattttccctacatatttgcatgcaaaactttgatcctccagggaccatgatttgaacaacttgaatctgcactatgtcaggaagctttcatgtaaatttcaactttcctggtgcagtggttctttagaagatttttaaatgaccccaccctatctttgcatttttgtgattatctcccctcgGAAAGGGGTGTTgccattcatttgaacaaacttgaacccccttcacccaaggatgctttttgccatgTTTTGTtggaattggcccagtggttttggagaagaagtcgaaaatgtgaaagtttacagagagacagacagacaagacaatgggtgatcagaaaagcccgGATGAGCTAAAAAGATAGTTAAACATATTCACAATATATATCTGAATAtaagactttgatccccttttgtggccccaacatacccctggggaccatgatttcagcaaacttgaatctactctatatcaggaagctttcatacaaATTTCCACTTTTTTGGTCTAGaagttcttgaaaagaagatttttacatTACAacaacctatttttgcatttttgtaattatctcccctttaaagaaGGCCtggccttcatttgaacaaatttgtaAGCCCTTCAGCCATGGATGttttgtatcaagtttggttaaaattcgTCCAATGattttggagaagaagtaaaaaatgtgaaaagtttacagacagacaaacgaTGGCTAACGGGTGATCAAAAAAGCTCCCTTGAGCTGAACTGATAATTAGTTGTGACCTAAAGATAATTTCATTACATGCTAGCTGCATTTCTCTGTATCCAAATTTGTTGTAAATGGAAGTCACTGTCATTTCATATGAAtaggaaaatttgaaaaataagtgTACCTTTATACAAACTGGTAACATTTGATGCAGCATTCTGAAATGGGACCCACAAAGACAAACCTTGATGACGatctgaaaaatatttcaagaaaacaATAAGAATTGAAAAGTTTTAAGCATATTTGAAAAGTGTCATTCATTCAACCTTCTGATATTCCATAATGTAAATCCAGTGGCAAGACACATTTTAAACACATGTGCCCCAACTTTTAACGCagactttttaaaatatctatttatagTAACAGAGCTCACACTCTTTGACCCCAAAAGCAATCTAAAACAAGTTCTTCATCACACTAATCCACAGTGCAAACATGAACATCTGAGTCCATATATATAAATTGGAGGACACAGGTGAAACGATAGAGCTCCTTTATGATTTGATACAAATCATATTATATTAGTCTAGATTCAATTACTTTCGATTTGATACCATAATTTACAAATTGAtacaatgaatatacatgtatatataatgtcgacaaagaaatgaaatttacagcATTCGTGATGTTCATCTGTTTCAGTATAAACATTTGACGTCATAATGCAATGTGTGAAATGCAAGCTCAGAGTGGATtgaaacaatctaattaaaattagatgttggatccacTCACATACTCGCTATACAAACATCTAGTAataacatcccatagagggtcacatCAGAGGTCAAgtttgtattaaaaaaattcacCAATCGCTACAAAGGTGGAAGTGTCATGAGCAgccagtgttcgaaattggtttaaaacttggtatagaccacgggtctatgccaaaacaagacgACATGGACCTCATTGAATTAGCATACAcagcaacattgaaaaaaacaacaacacaaatttaaaacattgttatttgcttctaatgtacttagaaagcttattttttccccatttccATCACAATGTCTTTctttcctcataacgtttatcagacgtcgactAAACCTAAaaaatcggcatagacaatttgttctatcccaattacaattgtcatagaccggtgtcatttgacatagactcagTCTATCGgcctatggttaatttcgaacactgcatCCAATGAGAATCTTCATTGTATACTGTATTTGGTTATACTTATCAAAGATGGCAACAGATGAAGAAATGGAAGCAATTAAAAccgtttttaaagatattttatctCAAGGctttgaaaaatgaagaaaaacagGTACTTAAATGTCTTCTTTGTTGAAGAATATCTTCCTGGGGGTTAAAGATCCCCCCGATGTCGCCATAGTTtacaatttaaacaaaaacatgcgATAAACAATTCATGATCGTGTGCAGCGCCATTTTTTCCCTTCCTTACATAAACAATGCATGGAATCATGGGATAATACCCTATCGATATGAAGCtagaaatttgattggctgttgcaaatttgacctctgacatGACCCTCAATgagatgttgttagatgtttgtgtagcgagtatgtgagcagatctaacatctaattttaattagattgggatTGAAGGGATCTTAGATTATGGCTGCGCATGGGTGGGAACTTTTTTTTAGTAATGACAGACGATGGAAACAAAGACTTTTCATACTTAACTAGATGCAGGGTAAAGTGAAAATTTGTTCAGAAAAATAcaagtaaaaataaatacatatgaaAAATCCCTTACgttttaattatcttttaaataatagTCATAGTTTAAGTCTCCATGATACAagtactccccccccccccccccccccccctgttaattttcagttttacaaaacaaatttaattCCCACACCACTACGCCtattaaaatcataatacatgttatcatttagatttcataacaGTGTTAATGCACATAAATCTAAAATGCTGAATACATAATATCCAAAGGAAGCTGTTGAAGCTGAAGGCCGAGGATACACAGGTTACATAAATGCGTTATtttgagcaaaaaaaaaaaaataaatatttaaattccTATCATATCTTTCATACACTATACATAAGAGGAAATTGAAGGAGTCTCCTGTGTAATGTGAACAATAAGAGAAATCAAAAAGtgtgtattttgaaaacaacACTTGCTGTTGGGCACGGGCACAatttgagatgaaaattttcaatttttaaatttttaattttttttttaatgtttagaatgcttcaataagatatttctaatggtcagcaaaaatttgaatgtcagttgttgaggtaCATGAGAGATACgtagctcacaattctttgttatgtaaacaaggcttgtgccatgtgTTTGTTTACACAGGTTAAACATATACTAgtaacagtttcgtttaaagcatattttttaaattacaagttaattctgaacacaattaaacagtttcttgtgtttgacacatctcaatttgttttaaaaatgatattttcttttgagcAATCAATGtgcaaacaagaggcccatgggccacatcgcccctgagtcatcttggcccatatctaaagattttccatataattatatattcacatgtaaaactttggtcgctattgtggccacaacctaccctgggggccatgatttttacgaagttaaatctgcactatgtcaggaagttttcatgcaaattatgtaaacttctttggcccaatggttcttgagaaattttttaaagatttttctctatatactagtatgtaaaactttgattccctattgtggcccaatcctaccctgggggccatgatttaacaaacttgaatctgcactatgtcaggaaggtttcatgtaaatgtaaacttttctggcccagtgattttcttaagatttttaatgatttcccctatgtatttgtatgtaaaactttgatcccctattgtggccccatcctacccccgagggccatgactttaa
This genomic window from Ostrea edulis chromosome 4, xbOstEdul1.1, whole genome shotgun sequence contains:
- the LOC125668143 gene encoding HUWE1-associated protein modifying stress responses-like, which encodes MEREEGDHSDLSPDNWLNSFEEECIEELHNEANMEEALETQRELAEQKLWLQFQNSATAIAQLYKDRHQGLSLWVPFQNAASNVTSLYKDGVDSLHSCVDLGIQKGKQHRNRDIVAWVKKKRRNIRREDLLAFLCGKNPPARNRHTSSMVRQSSRLSVERTHSPRLQGTESLSSGTEPDLQAFREAIALQGLNGAMSNITMGLSMSQGATASSQIGALPRSSGNMEDLNRFILDEFSRNYDSTRKRTSSPDNTLIDSPSRKKSRLF